Proteins encoded together in one Persephonella sp. window:
- a CDS encoding GNAT family N-acetyltransferase, with protein MERIELKDFEDKYLDTVIDILMDAYQDIPEYGEANRKQAKRYIKWLKKHSTFFKILFYEDEPAAFIVGDGNWIDIEGKHVGEIHELSVKKKFWGKGLGDLLLNKVLEHFKELGLKKSGLWVGEKNKRAIDFYKKHGFQETGIKYYGWVRMEKNL; from the coding sequence ATGGAAAGGATTGAGCTAAAAGATTTTGAAGATAAATATTTAGACACAGTTATTGACATACTTATGGATGCATATCAGGACATTCCTGAGTATGGAGAAGCTAATCGTAAACAGGCCAAAAGATATATTAAATGGCTCAAAAAGCATTCAACATTTTTCAAGATCTTATTTTATGAGGATGAACCAGCAGCTTTTATTGTAGGGGATGGAAACTGGATTGATATTGAAGGAAAACATGTAGGGGAAATTCATGAACTTTCTGTAAAGAAAAAGTTCTGGGGTAAAGGATTGGGAGATTTACTTTTGAACAAAGTGCTGGAGCATTTTAAAGAGCTTGGATTAAAAAAATCTGGATTATGGGTGGGAGAAAAAAATAAACGGGCTATTGATTTTTATAAAAAACATGGATTTCAGGAAACAGGGATAAAATATTACGGCTGGGTCAGAATGGAGAAAAATCTGTAA